Sequence from the Triplophysa rosa linkage group LG22, Trosa_1v2, whole genome shotgun sequence genome:
ACTATTCACTAGCAGAAAGTCAATGCTGGTTTTATTCTCCAGCAACCAGACTTGTCTTTCTAATTGTAAAAGGTTTTATAGGCTACACTATTGTTGGCTTCTCACAAATTTgggagcatttaacattttttaaaacacttaaaataaaaaaatcgaaatacTGCTTGAGCGACATCATTGAATGAATAATGTGAATTCATTTTGTTACTGTAGTGACAAAGCGTTAATACCAgatcagtgtttcccacaggatttgGAGAGCCTCGTGGCACTGGTGACGTCACATACTAATTAGCATatctgtgacgtcatcacgtcgtGTTTGCGTAAAGTGAGGCTTGATTGTATTGTTATTCTAATGTTATATTTACTaagagttataaagtgaggcgcggGCTGCAGAGACACGCGTCTGAGTGACTTATGGAAATATGGAGAATGTTACACGGAGCTAACCACAAGCGCGCAAACACCGCACCAAACTCATTGGTAGGGACCGAGGACACGGAGCTCACGAGAAAGAGAGCGGAGGCGTGTCAACTCACATCAAACGAGTCAGGAAAGAGAGAAGACGCGGAAACGCTGTTTATCTTCTAGTTAATCCAGCACAGATACAGTCACCATCACGGATGGATGAAAAATGACCAAATGTGACACCAAATATACTTGGGCGGCCATTAATATACCTGGGCGGCCCGCCCAAGTAAAGCATTGTATGGGAAACACTGCAGATGTtttgaaaactttttgcattaaaaatcgAATTAAAGCATTTCTGTACACGGTTCTGAGCATCTTTTGTGTGGATTCACAGCTGCAGCTTGGCTGCTCGTCTATGACGTTACCAACCGTCCTCATTTCCGGGTTGACCCAGTAATCTTGTGGTAGCGGATCTTaagaaacttttttatttttaggtactgAGACTTGAGAACACTACTGTGACAGAGATGGTCTGAATGTGTGTAATTGTGTGACGATGAGATGGTGTGCAGGGTGATTAATCGGCAAAATAATGAACGATTGGTCGAATAATCGCTATAATAATCgttcgattatcaaaataatcatttgttgcagccctagtttattGATGTGGATGTTGGTTTGTGTTTGTAGGAGCCGTTTGAAGATGGTTTTGCTAATGGAGATGAGTTGACACCTGCTGAAGAAGCCGCGGCTAAAGAAGCGTCGGAGTCTAAAGGAGTGGTGAAGTTTGGCTGGGTTAAAGGAGTGCTGGTGAGTAACTCATGCAAAACTCTTCTGGGATCAGTTCATTATCAACACTGTAGCAGGTGAAATCTGAAATGTGTCCTCAAACAAAATGAACGTAAAGATGTTTTCTGTCATTTCCAGTAGTGTTTGTTGGTCGCCGGGCTATTGATGGTGATTTCAGATAATGGCGTGTTGTTCAGCCCAATACACTTGGAGTCATTATGATTCAGATTCATATAATGAAATAGGCCTATGATTCTCTGAACGTCTGAAAGATTTGAAACTACTGCACAGGGATCAAATTAGATGAGTAATACAATATGTATATCAAAGGAAAGAAGTGCCTTAAATAGGTTTGGTGCACTTTTCAATCAcgtgttttgcttttatttggAACTCGGAGTGTCATAAAGAATTCGAATGAGCATCAGGAGAAGGCTAGCGGTTAGTTGTGTCTGTGAGATGATGTGGAGCTGCACTAATGCACCAGGAGATGAGTCTTAAACACGTGATCGTCGTGAACGTGCGCACCATAtgactgaaggtttgcagtgatgACGGTCAGTGTCAGGAGGGACTTCTGTTTCATGTCTCCTGGTCATTATTATGACAAAGACTTCCTCTGGTCTGACGTCACACTGCTTCTCATGATGTTATTCAAACTGTCCTGCGTTTCATTTTCATCCAAACCACCACAGGAATTACATCCACATTTGAAAGCATTTCAGTCTGATGTGTTCAAATGTGTTCTGAAGGAATGATcctgtgtgtttactgtttgaCCTTCTTTATAAACCAGAAGCTTCGGTTCCAGTGAAAGAGCATAAAGATATTTACCACCTAATGCTAATGCTAGTATAAAACTGTTCAATCCGGCACTTATCTGTGAATAGACCTTTATATTTgatgaatttatttaatgtcatgGACATAAAGCTTGTGTGCTTTtcaggttttttttcttttgttattttgaatgtcattttcttaaattattgtagttgcatgttcattttataagagtttttaaacattttttctgGGATTATTTTcctatgtaagggataatgttcaggcagccggttgttatggcagaaataagaaGCCGAGGGTCTTGTATCTCACTGAAGGGTTTATTTggtgataacagccggctgcttgtacattatcccgcttattacacggctacttgccacatgagaaaaaactggacatgaaatgtgaatttgaaatattctattagctcatttttactgaatgcagatcttctgtgttattagttttgagaggttgttatctgggaataacgaacctgcaaatgtcacgactggccaatcagaatcaagcattccaaccagCCGTGTAATAACTGTTtttcaagtcaagtcaaagtTTATTTATAGAGCACAACAACACCACTATAAtggaccaaagtgctgtacagcaATAGAACAATGTAAATGACAACATACCATCACacttaaaacatcaataaagcCAATACTAAAACTGGCCCAAAGATTTGGACCCAGTCAAACACCAAAAGCCTTTGAAAATAGGTAGGTCTTTACATTCTTTTTAAAAGTGTCCAGACTTGGGGATACCTTCAGTGATATGGGTAGCGCATTCCATAGAGCAGGGTCTTTCACAGAGAAAGCACGGTCTCCACTATGCCTCAGCCAAGATCGTGGAACAGTCAACGGCATACTATGGGAGGACCGCAATGAGCGTTGAGTTCGGTAGGGGGTCAATATGTCCTCTATATACTCCGGTGCCTGACCATTTAAAGCCTTATAAACAAGCATCAGTACTTTATATTGTATTCTGTATGTTACAGGTAGCCAGTGTAAAGATACCAACACAGGGGTTATATGCTCCCATTTCTTAGTGTTCGTTAAAAACCTTGCAGCAGCATTTTGAACCTACTGAAGGCGAGCTGTCAAGGATGCACTTAAACCCAGATATAAAGCATTACAATAGTACAACCTCATAGAAATAAAAGCATGTATAACAATCTCCAAATCATTCTTTGACAGTATAGGTTTCAGCTTAGACAGTTTTCTCAACTGAAAAAAGGATGCTTTCACGACACTTGACGATCCAATTGGAGTTCTGAGTCCAAGACGACTCCTAGAGACTTAATATGGTTGTTTATCTTAAAGGATGGTAGTCCAACGTTTCCAGTTTGGCCTTTCTCAGACTGTTTATTCCCAAAGATTATAAATTCTGTTTTATCCTCATTTAGTTGCAGAAAGTTCCTAGCAAGCCATCCTTTAACTTCAGTTAAACATTTGTGAACACTATCGAAAGCTACACGTGAATCTGTCATCAGAGGAAAATACAGCTGCAGATCATCTGCATACAGatgataattaatattgtaTCGTCTAAAGATTGACCCTAAAGGTGGCATGTATAAGGAAAACAAAGTTGGACCAAGGattgatccctgagggaccccccACAAGACAGTTGTAATTTCCGAAACGCAATTTCCAATCTTAACAGAACATGTCCTGTCCTGTAAGTAAGAATCAAACCACTTAAAGGCTACATTGTTTATACCAACATAGTCTCTGAGACGTTGCAATAAGATTCCGTGATCAACAGTGTCGAAAGCTGCTCTCAAATCTAACATCATCAATGCAACGCCAGAATCCATACTTACTAAAATATCATTAAGGCTGATTCAGTACTATGGTTACTTCTGAAGCCGGACTGAAAAGTATCCATTATATTGTTTATACTTAAGAAGTCAACAAGTTGATTATGTATATACTTTGTCAATAGTTGTAAACAATGCCTTTGGGTTATTTACATTTTGCGATATTATCTGTGAAAAATAAGAAGACTTTGATCATTTATTAAGGACACGTCTAAGATTCCTAGTAATATCATTTAGCCAAGGTTGCGCACATACTttttgatttttcattttaaaaggtgcAACATTGTCTAGGATCTCCAAACAAGCATGATTAAAAGAGTTTACCATTTCATCAACAGACATGGTTGAAAAATCATTCAAATAAGATAAATCAGTAGTATTAAAAGTAGTTTCAAATGCAGTAATAACCCGAGACATTGATGGAGAATGCTGAATACAATGTGCAGGTTTTTAGTTTTGCTATGTTCTCAGCAGTCTGGTAGTTtcagtgaatgtgtgtgtgttgaagcgGTTCAGCTGATGTTTGACAGACGCTTTTGCTCTTGAATGTAGTGGTGTGGTTCTCAGCATCATCTTCTGTGTGCAGGTGCGCTGCATGTTAAACATATGGGGCGTGATGCTGTTCATTCGCATGACGTGGATCGTGGGCCATGCTGGAATCGGTAGGTTTATCTGGGTGATTAATGGTGTGCCCGTCTTCATAAACACCAGCAGCCTCTCGTCATCTTCATGTTGTTCTCTTCACAGCGTACTCTTGCATCATCGTGCTGATGGCGACCGTCGTGACGTCCATCACAGGCTGCTCCACCTCCGCCATCGCCACCAACGGCTTCGTACGAGGAGGTAATTCTCCACCTCGTGACaggtgcatgctgggattgATCCAGGTCCATTTGACTTCGGTACATTGGGATTGTGTTTCTGTAAATTGTGCTGAAATGAGATTTGGCCACCAGACAGACGTCACTGAAGGTTCATTCTAAAGCCTGCTGATACATCCACAAACACTTTTCATGTGTTAATCAACTCTTCCTTTGCTAATGGCACACTTTCATTTCAACAGAGATGGTCCtcgctgcagaacacaagatccAGGGGGCGGGGCTGCATCCAGATCCAACTCCTCCCACTTTATATACTTAGCTGCAATTGGGAGAGCTAAGTTGTCATCATAATGTAGTGTACGCCTGTAGGTAATGATCACAGTTAAATGTGTTAACCCAAACCCTCACCCGAAACCTAAATCTAAGAAAacatgttattaaaaataaagtttgtcttTCCGTCAAAAGAAGAACTTCAGTGACGACTCGATGCGGAAATGGTCGAGCAACAACACGTGTATGACTGCATCGTGCGTCGACTGAATTCATGGGAAGAGACTGAATCTGGATCAAACCTTGCCCCTGGGTCTGGTGTTCTGTTAGAAGACGTGTTATGAAGCGATGATAAAAGCACACTCTCACACATGATCTCTGAGGGGTTCTGCAGTAAATAGGTGTGCGTGTCGTTCAGAGGTGTTTTGGATGATGGTCAGAGCTGTTGATAAACCCATGAAGATTCCTCTGAGAACATCTGAAACTGATAGTGGCTCTCCTCCACGGGACGTCATGATGCTGTTTTCTCATGAGCTCTTCAGCTGTTTGTTTCCATGAATGTGATCCTgaagttttgtgtgtttagtcTTGAGTTTTGTTTTAGACGAGTGACTGACAGCACTGACGCTGTTTCTCACGCTCATCCAGAGAGATTCACTCACGGTTTATACCCATCATCTTTGAGATTAGCTTCAACATTTCCTGCAATGCATGACATCCACATCTTTCCCAAACATGAGCGAGTGTGTACGCTTCCTCACCTTAATATTCATATATGAACTGTGTGATTTCTGCtattaataaagaaagaaacataTTGATGCTTAGTTTTGGTAAAGGTTGATAATAAAGCGACATTGGAAGCGATCATTCAGCTGATCATTTGGtacattatttgtatttataagcaCAAATTAACTTCTTACAAAACCTCACATCTAACTCACAacgggcctcattcatgaaacaagaGCAGAACGATTTTTTCTGTAAATCGTTCGTGAAGTCGTTCTGACATACattttcggattcatgaaaatgttcgtatttttaaaatgttagttggtaggAAAGCAATGTCCACCTGCTCCACACCACGTGTAAAACCACACGTAtcgttctgtattcttttagacaaactgatgacactgcattttgatgcactatgtatcataatgatatttcacgagttcttttgccctgtctttgatcatttattactttttaactCTGGGTAAAACACAGAGCTCGTCCCTGTCCTTTTTcacacagccgtccaatcacagtggagaagaggcgggacaaacactacattgaccaaccatcacaCACAACGATGCAGAAGTTAATAttattactgcattttcatattaagtaatattctttaaaacaagaTTCTAGTAACAAGTAGGCAAACTGTTGCAGATTTTCTAAATCACACCAACCAACTCATCTCCGTAAATCACTctcaagcgccaccagctggtcgttttcagaagagcaccaggtattattattttagctgcTAAAAACACTTTGGTGGACACGGGTTAATTGACGaatttattggtaagcatataACCTTCAACCtttactatcaaatctgacctttacgaagtatttgtgaatccggtGGCAAGTTTTTGGAAAGGTCTGTTTTACATGCGGAATTTACACGCATATTTACGACCGTCTCATGGATGAGgcccaatgtgtgtgtgtttttgttgtagttgagttgtaatgtgtttttgtaatcTAGTGAAGTCATTGTGCCTTGTGTAttcagttgttgttgttgttgttgttgttgttgttgatgttgatgtgtgtgtgtgtgtgtctctcagGTGGAGCGTATTATCTGATCTCCAGGAGTTTAGGTCCAGAGTTCGGCGGCTCTATCGGTTTGATCTTTGCCTTTGCTAACGCTGTAGCTGTGGCCATGTATGTGGTGGGTTTTGCTGAAACCGTCGTCGAGCTGTTAATGGTGAGAATCTCTTTAGATTTTTCTTCAACATAAGCCACTcgtgatgcatgatgggatgtcgatgatgtgtgtgtgtgtgttgtaggatGCTGGGATGCTGATGTTGGATAAGAATAATGACATCCGGATCGTCGGCACCATCACCGTCATTCTGCTGTTGGGTATTTCAGTGGCTGGGATGGAATGGGAGGCAAAGGCATGAGATCTCTCGTCAGCTCACTGTTCTGCGATCAGTCCATCAGTGCTGATCTTTACATTCATGAGTGTGATCTTGTGTCTCAGGCTCAGATATTCCTCCTGGTCATTTTGGTGACGGCAATCTTCAACTACTTCATCGGCTCCTTCATCGCCGTGGAGTCCAAACAGAAGTACGGCTTCTTCGGCTATGATGGTAAGAACAGGCAGCGGATCTGACTAACACATGTTTGGCTTGTAGAGACGTCACTTCTGAATGTTGTAGAAAAGTTCAACACGAAAAAGAGGAACGTATGTTTCCGCGAGAACGTCTTTGCTACCTTGCAGAGAACAGTTCACGCAACACTCACCACAGAACTAACACAGCGAAACAAAACCACATGTTGTGTCTGTGAAGAAAGTTGTGTCTCTATATATTCACATGATGGTGATGACGATGATCTTTCAGCTGGCATCTTGGCAGAGAACTTTGGTCCAGACTTTCGAGGTGAAACCTTCTTTTCCGTCTTCTCCATCTTCTTCCCAGCGGCCACAGGAATTCTGGCCGGAGCGAACATCTCAGGAGATCTGGCAGTGAGTGCTGGGATTCTTTTTCTTGTGTTATGCTGTTGTGTCggcagtttgtgtgtgtgtgtgtgtgtgtgtaaatgttgttttgtgaaCAGGACCCTCAGATGGCCATCCCCAGAGGAACGATGTTGGCCATTCTCATCACAGGACTGGTGTATGTGGGTGTGGCCGTCTCCACAGGTAAACGCATCGTCACACACGCTTGTAATTGATACCAGCGTTGTgatatattttatcccctaaacctaagaATCACACAAACGTGTGCTAGACATTAGATTTAGGGCGGGttcacattagcacttttgCTTGGATTAATGTCAGGATCATTAAGAATGAACCGAAGTTGGTTTCTGACCCCGTGAACTGTACCCGAGTCCACTTAAAACGGGAGGTCTGGGGTGCGGTTCATGTGAACTCCAGTACGCTTCACTGCTGATGTCAACACGATCGTACCAAATCGCAGAAGTGAAGCGCTATTAATGAGGTtggtaaaaatgtgtgcttgtgtgtgttacaCTCGCTCTTCTGACGAGCGTAGAGCTGTTGATCTCATTGCGTGTGCCTTCAGCGGTCTTAAGAGCATTTGCAGTACATTCATAAGACCGATGAAAGCAGTAGTCTGTAGTTGACTGTGGTACTGAGGAATAGAAATAGGAACACACTCACACTGCGTGTTTGtcatgtatgcgtgtgtgtttctAGGTGCGTGTATCGTGAGAGACGCCACCGGTGAGGACAGTAACTTCACTCTGCGCGCAGGGGCTGTAAACTGTAGTGACGCCGCCTGTAAGTTAGGCTATGACTTCAGTCAGTGTACACCTCAGTCTCCCTGCAAATACGGCCTTTTCAACGACTTCCAGGTACatcatccgtgtgtgtgtgtgtgtgtgtgtgtgtgtgtgtgtgtgtgtgtgtgaagggaaTGATGATGCAGTAAAGTGTTTGTGTTCAGGTCATGAGCGTGGCGTCTGGTTTCAGTCCTCTCATCACAGCCGGGATCTTCTCCGCCACCCTCTCCTCTGCCCTGGCGTCTCTCGTCAGCGCTCCTAAAGTGTTTCAGGTGAGCGTCTCTCATGCTTTTATGAAGCAAACACTCAGATGTCAGGCAGGTCTGACCGGTTTGGtgattttcatgtgtttttcctcAGGCGTTATGTAAAGATAACATCTACCCCGGCATCGCAGGCTTTGCAAAGGGTTACGGTAAAAACAACGAGCCCCTGCGAGGATATTTCCTCACCTTTGGCATCGCTTTGGCTTTTATTCTCATCGGTAGGCAGAAGTTGACAGCGTTCACACAGTTTGTGTGTGAGAGGACATGCGATGCActgatgtgtgtttttctgttctcCAGCCGAGCTGAACGTCATCGCTCCCATCATTTCAAACTTCTTTCTGGCCTCGTACGCTCTCATCAACTTCTCGGTGTTTCACGCCTCGCTGGCTAATTCCCCCGGTAAGATTAGCATCACACATCTGAtcttaaaaaacacaacacaccacaTATCAGATGagcgtcatcatttactcaacctcatgtgTGCGAGTCTTTCTTCcatggaacacaacagaagatatttcgagaaatgtctcggtggttttgtgttcatacaatggaaggcaGTGTTGTGGTGAAGAAAGAATTCTCATTTCATCCACTGCAGGAATCCTGGAGATGTTTTCTGTGATCTTAGCTGATGTTGAAATCATGTTCTGATGGTCATGATGTTATGATGTTCGTATTAAAGTTGTATTTTCTGCgttctttttatttgttttgtgtaaagAGGTTTGTTTGTCCTCAATAGAAGACCAGCAGGTAGATATCTTCACctccgacacacacacacacacatgaacgtAAAGGGTTCAAGACTCTTTATGTCATGTGCTTCTGTAGCGTTACGAGGTAACCGTGACTCCACTAAACCTCATGACTGTAGTTTGTGTCCCGTGTTACACAACCCTCGGCTAACTGATGCTAACTCATTTAATCAAATGTGTTTTCATGCTTTGATACGAGTTGTCCGGAGAACATTGAGAAGCTCCGTCACATTCCAGACGCCGCTGTGATGTCTTGATGTTTCTGGATGCCATGCACACAGAAGTTTGACTAGCGGCTGTTAGCTGGTGTAGTGAGCCCTTTGATCTGTCCTGCGGTCAGCTTCCTCACGAGGTCTTCTGTCTGTTTGTTGTGCAGGATGGAGGCCGAGCTTCAAGTATTACAACATGTGGGTGTCTCTGGCCGGGGCCAtcctgtgttgtgttgtcatgTTTGTCATCAACTGGTGGGCGGCGCTGTTGACCAACGTCATCGTCCTGTCGCTCTACATTTATGTCAGCTATAAGAAGCCAGGTACAGTGAAGCcctgcgtgtgcgtgtgtgtgtgcgtgtgcgtgtctgATGTTCTTGTGGTGGTCTCTGTGTCACAGATGTGAACTGGGGTTCATCCACGCAAGCGTTGACGTATCATCAAGCTCTGGCACACAGTTTACAGCTCTGCGGTGTGGCCGATCACGTCAAAACATTCAGGTGAGACGCGTCCTCTCGACACTCAACCATGTCTTGTCATTGAAGTGACACCATGCCTTGTGTTCTCACTGATTTGTATGATGGTCACTGATCTTCtacaccagtggtcaccaaccctgctcctggagatcgagcGTCCTGcagcttcagcacacctgtctgtcattatcaagcaaacctgaacaccttgatcggatggttcagctgtgtttgattggggttagagccgAGCTCTTCAGGACGgccgatctccaggagcagggttgctGACCACTGTTCTACACCGCGTGTTGCGTGTGGTGGTGTGAGCCGACAGTAATCTCAGGACTCGTGATGCGTGTAATCCTCTGATGTTCTGGAGGGGTCGTGAGAAACTCTTGAACGTGTCTTTCAGGCCTCAGTGTTTGGTCATGACCGGAGCTCCTACCTGCCGTCCGGCACTTCTTCATCTGGTTCACGCTTTCACTAAGAACGTGGGTCTGATGCTGTGCGGTCACGTGCGAGCCGTGAGTCACCCCATGATGGTTTTGTTGTCGTGATGTTTCCATTAGAATGAGGGAGACGCTGATCAATAGTTTGATGGTCTGAAAGTCTGCTGGCTTCTTTCTCCTCAGACATCTCGGTCTGGAAGAATCATCTGATGGtaaatgatgataataatagcGCATGAACTGTGTCCTGTTGTGTCATTCTCAGAGTTCACGTCGACCAAACTTGAAAGAGTTGAACAATGACATGATTCGCTATCAACGCTGGCTCCTCCACAACAACTCGAAAGCGTTTTACACCTCCGTCGTCTCGGAAGACCTTCGCCAGGGAACTCAGTTCTTACTGCAGGTGCGTGGCACTCactcttttgaagaatgttgaggTTTGAGTACAAGGGACATGCGATGAGTCTGTCATGGTCATCCTCAGAAAGCAGCAGTGCGTAAATAACAGCAGGATTATCAGTTTTGTGTGAGCGTCTCTTCCTGTCATGAGTCTGAAAGTCCTTAAGAAGATTATTGTCACGTGACGTTCACTCAGGCCTCGGGTTGAGACTTGATTCACATGATCCTCGCAGCAGTGATCACTAAAGTTATTCGACATTTTTTAGGGGGTTACGAAGTGATTAGTCTTTGACTCTTTGAAACAGAGCTGGACGGATAAGAGATGATATCTACAGATGCGtcattctcacgaaaccactgaaacatcacaGGCAGTAAAGATTTTCATTATCAAACATATTCAACAATAAACATAACTGTGTTCTctacatcattttaaaataagaagGAATTATGCAAGTTATGTATGTTATTGCTTTTTCATTACGTAACACGCCCCGATTTGCATTGTATGATGTCATTTAAACAGAGTCAAATTTAAATATTCTGAATACAACAACTGCATGTTcttctagatcagtggttctcagcTGGTCTGGCCATGGGACCGCTATTTCCCGTGGTCATCAAGTCTGatgatacgacgtatgcaatactactgtataggtactcaagattaatatgagattggcagaaactgcgtgtgttatccCATCTTGCAGTCCCAAAAagttttttaataattgttGGTTTGAtggcattttggggtgaatgGAAACAAGACTTACCGTGGTAAATGCACAAAACTAACATGAACTGTTCATGTAAATCCTTCCCAGCTAGCACACGGAGTACCCTTCACTTTTATTTCACACGTTGCATGCCATGCTTGTTGTTTCTTTTGCGCTTCAAAGAAGACAGCGCGCCGCTACATTTGCATGAGTATAGCACTGTATAATGTCTATaattatgcctaatcagcataATCAGATTTTGAAAGCTAAGTTTAAAACACCGGAAAATTCACCAAATTTTTATGAGGCAGATAAGAAGTGCCATTGATGATACATACagagttttgtgtcaatacacaaGTGTCGCGAAGATACAGCCACATGACCCTTTGACGAGCTCGCCTTAGAATTAGTTGACGCTGATACGAGAACCATTCGATCAATCAAAAAGCTTTCAATAACTTTTTGTCAGTACTGTCTCCAGATGCTAAATACCAAATTTCGTGCAAAT
This genomic interval carries:
- the slc12a2 gene encoding solute carrier family 12 member 2 isoform X3, whose product is MSASPPSATRGDQLPLPEPDALKPAGPTPSQSRFQVDLVSESAGDGNTTPDSSPPDYTPEPPRESAPGGEEAKGRFRVVNFAASSPDAAPAESAQNGDTVMSEGSLHSSTGGQQHHHYDTHTNTYYLRTFGHNTIDAVPNIDFYRQTAAPLGEKLIRPTLSELHDELDKEPFEDGFANGDELTPAEEAAAKEASESKGVVKFGWVKGVLVRCMLNIWGVMLFIRMTWIVGHAGIAYSCIIVLMATVVTSITGCSTSAIATNGFVRGGGAYYLISRSLGPEFGGSIGLIFAFANAVAVAMYVVGFAETVVELLMDAGMLMLDKNNDIRIVGTITVILLLGISVAGMEWEAKAQIFLLVILVTAIFNYFIGSFIAVESKQKYGFFGYDAGILAENFGPDFRGETFFSVFSIFFPAATGILAGANISGDLADPQMAIPRGTMLAILITGLVYVGVAVSTGACIVRDATGEDSNFTLRAGAVNCSDAACKLGYDFSQCTPQSPCKYGLFNDFQVMSVASGFSPLITAGIFSATLSSALASLVSAPKVFQALCKDNIYPGIAGFAKGYGKNNEPLRGYFLTFGIALAFILIAELNVIAPIISNFFLASYALINFSVFHASLANSPGWRPSFKYYNMWVSLAGAILCCVVMFVINWWAALLTNVIVLSLYIYVSYKKPDVNWGSSTQALTYHQALAHSLQLCGVADHVKTFRPQCLVMTGAPTCRPALLHLVHAFTKNVGLMLCGHVRASSRRPNLKELNNDMIRYQRWLLHNNSKAFYTSVVSEDLRQGTQFLLQAAGLGRLRPNTLVLGFKNDWRIGDIKDVETYINIIHDAFDCQYGVVILRLREGLDISHIQGQDDTSAIKDVVVSVDTSKDSDGDSSKPSSKTTSVQNSPAVQKDEDDDGKAHTRPLLKKARTCSFPLKNSLCLLPRSLIIFQHH
- the slc12a2 gene encoding solute carrier family 12 member 2 isoform X1, producing MSASPPSATRGDQLPLPEPDALKPAGPTPSQSRFQVDLVSESAGDGNTTPDSSPPDYTPEPPRESAPGGEEAKGRFRVVNFAASSPDAAPAESAQNGDTVMSEGSLHSSTGGQQHHHYDTHTNTYYLRTFGHNTIDAVPNIDFYRQTAAPLGEKLIRPTLSELHDELDKEPFEDGFANGDELTPAEEAAAKEASESKGVVKFGWVKGVLVRCMLNIWGVMLFIRMTWIVGHAGIAYSCIIVLMATVVTSITGCSTSAIATNGFVRGGGAYYLISRSLGPEFGGSIGLIFAFANAVAVAMYVVGFAETVVELLMDAGMLMLDKNNDIRIVGTITVILLLGISVAGMEWEAKAQIFLLVILVTAIFNYFIGSFIAVESKQKYGFFGYDAGILAENFGPDFRGETFFSVFSIFFPAATGILAGANISGDLADPQMAIPRGTMLAILITGLVYVGVAVSTGACIVRDATGEDSNFTLRAGAVNCSDAACKLGYDFSQCTPQSPCKYGLFNDFQVMSVASGFSPLITAGIFSATLSSALASLVSAPKVFQALCKDNIYPGIAGFAKGYGKNNEPLRGYFLTFGIALAFILIAELNVIAPIISNFFLASYALINFSVFHASLANSPGWRPSFKYYNMWVSLAGAILCCVVMFVINWWAALLTNVIVLSLYIYVSYKKPDVNWGSSTQALTYHQALAHSLQLCGVADHVKTFRPQCLVMTGAPTCRPALLHLVHAFTKNVGLMLCGHVRASSRRPNLKELNNDMIRYQRWLLHNNSKAFYTSVVSEDLRQGTQFLLQAAGLGRLRPNTLVLGFKNDWRIGDIKDVETYINIIHDAFDCQYGVVILRLREGLDISHIQGQDDTSAIKDVVVSVDTSKDSDGDSSKPSSKTTSVQNSPAVQKDEDDDGKAHTRPLLKKARTYKRSPTVPLNVADQQLLDASQQFQKKQGKGTVDVWWLFDDGGLTLLIPYLIANKKKWKDCKIRVFIGGKINRIDHDRRAMATLLSKFRIDFSDITVLGDINTKPKSEGLEEFAEMIERYKLREDDMEQEAAEKLKSEEPWRITDNELELYKAKSNRQIRLNELLKEHSSTANLIVMSMPLARKGAVSSALYMAWLDTISKDLPPILLVRGNHQSVLTFYS
- the slc12a2 gene encoding solute carrier family 12 member 2 isoform X2 gives rise to the protein MSASPPSATRGDQLPLPEPDALKPAGPTPSQSRFQVDLVSESAGDGNTTPDSSPPDYTPEPPRESAPGGEEAKGRFRVVNFAASSPDAAPAESAQNGDTVMSEGSLHSSTGGQQHHHYDTHTNTYYLRTFGHNTIDAVPNIDFYRQTAAPLGEKLIRPTLSELHDELDKEPFEDGFANGDELTPAEEAAAKEASESKGVVKFGWVKGVLVRCMLNIWGVMLFIRMTWIVGHAGIAYSCIIVLMATVVTSITGCSTSAIATNGFVRGGGAYYLISRSLGPEFGGSIGLIFAFANAVAVAMYVVGFAETVVELLMDAGMLMLDKNNDIRIVGTITVILLLGISVAGMEWEAKAQIFLLVILVTAIFNYFIGSFIAVESKQKYGFFGYDAGILAENFGPDFRGETFFSVFSIFFPAATGILAGANISGDLADPQMAIPRGTMLAILITGLVYVGVAVSTGACIVRDATGEDSNFTLRAGAVNCSDAACKLGYDFSQCTPQSPCKYGLFNDFQVMSVASGFSPLITAGIFSATLSSALASLVSAPKVFQALCKDNIYPGIAGFAKGYGKNNEPLRGYFLTFGIALAFILIAELNVIAPIISNFFLASYALINFSVFHASLANSPGWRPSFKYYNMWVSLAGAILCCVVMFVINWWAALLTNVIVLSLYIYVSYKKPDVNWGSSTQALTYHQALAHSLQLCGVADHVKTFRPQCLVMTGAPTCRPALLHLVHAFTKNVGLMLCGHVRASSRRPNLKELNNDMIRYQRWLLHNNSKAFYTSVVSEDLRQGTQFLLQAAGLGRLRPNTLVLGFKNDWRIGDIKDVETYINIIHDAFDCQYGVVILRLREGLDISHIQGQDDTSAIKDVVVSVDTSKDSDGDSSKPSSKTTSVQNSPAVQKDKRSPTVPLNVADQQLLDASQQFQKKQGKGTVDVWWLFDDGGLTLLIPYLIANKKKWKDCKIRVFIGGKINRIDHDRRAMATLLSKFRIDFSDITVLGDINTKPKSEGLEEFAEMIERYKLREDDMEQEAAEKLKSEEPWRITDNELELYKAKSNRQIRLNELLKEHSSTANLIVMSMPLARKGAVSSALYMAWLDTISKDLPPILLVRGNHQSVLTFYS